One window of Mycolicibacterium rufum genomic DNA carries:
- a CDS encoding CPBP family intramembrane glutamic endopeptidase — protein MASVNAPDALTDDQRRPLRIEIVVVLMVTFALSAYTAILDLIEAVLLGLAGQTVALNPRRSSFDLIDLGLNLATVFQLVAWGFLAVYLLWRSGFGPAAIGLGRPRYRLDLLGGIGLAALIGLPGLALYVTARALGLSASVVPSELNDTWWRIPVLILVSFANAWAEEIIVVGFLLTRLHQLRVRPSTALVLSSLLRGTYHLYQGFSAGLGNVVMGLVFGYAWRRTGRLWPLIIAHGVINTVAYVGYALVADRLNWLSKFTCNTLLGL, from the coding sequence GTGGCTTCAGTGAACGCCCCCGATGCCCTAACGGACGACCAGCGGCGACCGCTGCGGATCGAGATCGTCGTTGTGTTGATGGTGACGTTCGCTCTGAGCGCCTATACCGCGATCCTGGATCTGATCGAGGCGGTGCTGCTCGGCCTGGCGGGGCAGACCGTAGCGCTCAACCCGCGCCGCTCCTCGTTCGACCTCATCGATCTCGGCCTTAATCTGGCGACCGTGTTCCAACTGGTCGCTTGGGGCTTTCTCGCCGTATACCTATTGTGGCGCAGCGGTTTTGGCCCGGCAGCAATCGGGTTGGGCCGACCGCGGTACCGGCTCGACCTGCTCGGTGGCATCGGGCTCGCCGCCCTTATCGGGCTGCCCGGCCTGGCGCTGTATGTTACCGCCCGCGCATTGGGTCTCAGCGCATCGGTAGTGCCCTCGGAACTGAACGACACGTGGTGGCGCATCCCCGTCCTCATTTTGGTGTCGTTCGCCAACGCCTGGGCCGAAGAGATCATCGTGGTGGGCTTTCTGCTCACCCGGCTGCACCAACTGCGGGTCCGCCCGTCCACCGCGCTGGTGCTGTCAAGCCTTTTACGCGGCACATACCACCTGTATCAAGGCTTCAGCGCCGGGCTGGGCAACGTCGTGATGGGTCTGGTGTTCGGCTACGCGTGGCGGCGCACCGGTCGGCTGTGGCCACTCATCATCGCCCACGGGGTGATCAACACGGTGGCCTACGTCGGCTATGCCCTGGTCGCGGATCGACTCAACTGGCTGTCTAAGTTCACCTGCAACACCCTCCTGGGCCTCTAG
- the ripC gene encoding peptidoglycan hydrolase RipC codes for MNRPAAVCRSAGALVVAIVLALTLGDSAGTGWADPAADALARLTEFSREAERTTEAVYAAELELAGKLGAQRRAEDRQRTELEAMTAARADLGEYQAAVNQVAAASYMGGSTSTISAALTAESPQRLLDELSSSRVMATQMSDRISAFRAASTRADEAALAAQSSALAARTAAEQASAVRADLQSKQSRLRTQIAEVEALYRALTPDQRAALAGPGPMPPAPPVPVPVPANPAIMAMPEAIPPVGPGPSSSPEGTGVAQAALTRVGAPYSWGATGPDAFDCSGLIKWAFLQNGKSLPRSSQALAAGGQPVATTDVQPGDIVTFYSDASHAGIYIGDGNMVHASTYGTPVKVAPISSAPIYNVRRY; via the coding sequence ATGAACCGCCCTGCCGCGGTATGCCGCTCGGCGGGTGCTCTCGTCGTGGCGATCGTGCTGGCACTGACTCTCGGCGACTCTGCCGGCACTGGGTGGGCCGACCCGGCTGCCGACGCCCTGGCTCGATTGACGGAGTTCTCTCGAGAAGCCGAGCGGACCACGGAAGCGGTGTATGCGGCCGAACTGGAACTCGCGGGGAAACTCGGGGCGCAGCGCAGGGCTGAGGATCGTCAACGCACCGAACTCGAGGCGATGACCGCGGCGCGAGCCGACCTCGGTGAGTATCAGGCCGCCGTGAATCAGGTGGCGGCCGCGTCGTACATGGGTGGTTCGACCAGCACGATCAGCGCGGCGCTGACCGCGGAGTCTCCCCAACGCCTGCTCGACGAACTCTCCTCGAGCAGGGTGATGGCCACTCAGATGTCGGACCGCATCAGCGCCTTTCGCGCCGCATCAACCCGTGCCGACGAAGCCGCGCTCGCGGCGCAGTCATCAGCGCTGGCGGCTCGTACTGCCGCGGAGCAGGCGTCGGCCGTCCGCGCGGACCTGCAATCGAAGCAGAGCCGGCTGCGAACACAGATCGCCGAAGTAGAGGCGCTATACCGCGCACTGACCCCCGATCAACGTGCAGCGCTCGCCGGCCCTGGGCCGATGCCGCCCGCGCCGCCGGTGCCGGTGCCGGTGCCGGCCAATCCGGCCATCATGGCGATGCCCGAGGCGATACCGCCGGTGGGTCCGGGTCCGTCCAGCTCACCCGAGGGGACCGGGGTCGCGCAGGCGGCGTTGACCCGTGTGGGTGCGCCCTATTCGTGGGGTGCAACAGGACCAGATGCCTTCGACTGCTCGGGGCTCATCAAGTGGGCGTTTCTGCAGAACGGTAAGTCGCTCCCGCGGTCGAGTCAGGCGCTCGCGGCGGGCGGACAACCCGTGGCGACGACCGACGTACAGCCCGGCGACATAGTCACCTTCTACTCGGACGCCTCACACGCGGGCATCTACATCGGCGATGGGAACATGGTGCACGCCTCGACGTACGGCACTCCGGTGAAGGTGGCGCCGATCTCGTCGGCGCCGATCTACAACGTGCGCCGCTACTAG
- a CDS encoding BlaI/MecI/CopY family transcriptional regulator codes for MARVRGFGELEASIMDRLWNRDPEADTTVRDIFDELSTERHIAYTTVMSTMDNLHGKGWLSRERDGKAYRYRPTLTREEHSARLMLEALSGGGRSEAVLSHFVAQIDAEESADLRAALRRLARKSGRR; via the coding sequence ATGGCTCGGGTGCGTGGCTTCGGAGAGCTCGAAGCGTCGATCATGGATCGCCTCTGGAATCGTGACCCCGAGGCCGACACCACGGTCAGGGACATCTTCGACGAGTTGAGCACCGAACGCCACATCGCGTACACCACAGTGATGTCGACGATGGACAACTTGCATGGCAAGGGTTGGCTGTCGCGTGAACGCGACGGCAAGGCGTATCGCTACCGGCCGACCCTGACTCGCGAGGAGCACAGTGCACGACTCATGTTGGAGGCACTGAGCGGCGGCGGTCGGTCGGAGGCGGTCCTGAGTCATTTCGTGGCGCAGATCGATGCAGAGGAATCCGCTGACTTGCGTGCTGCGCTGCGGCGCCTGGCCCGCAAGTCAGGTCGCCGATGA
- a CDS encoding copper resistance CopC family protein, giving the protein MNLATRAVMTTLVALAFWLSGVGVAAAHTSLVGSDPAKDASVASPLTAVVLTFSEEINPAFADVAVTSADGRNWVSGSANVEGPRLTVAVGPDRLTNGLFTVSYRVVSADGHPVSGSYTFTIAGVPEQPSPTTTPARAAPSTAEPSPPAPAATAGSDTKASVLTAAGAGLALGGVIAFWQNRRHRRKNAAEHPRSEPGRSGVQNTSPPFERRD; this is encoded by the coding sequence GTGAACCTGGCCACGCGCGCCGTCATGACCACACTGGTGGCGCTGGCCTTCTGGCTGTCCGGAGTCGGAGTTGCTGCCGCGCACACCTCACTCGTTGGTTCTGACCCGGCCAAGGACGCGAGCGTAGCGTCCCCATTGACCGCCGTCGTGCTGACCTTCTCCGAGGAAATCAATCCAGCGTTCGCTGACGTCGCCGTCACCAGCGCCGATGGTCGCAACTGGGTGTCGGGCTCGGCAAACGTCGAAGGGCCGCGCCTCACGGTCGCCGTCGGGCCCGACCGACTCACAAACGGCCTGTTCACCGTCAGCTACCGCGTGGTCTCAGCAGATGGCCACCCCGTCTCCGGCTCGTACACCTTCACCATCGCCGGCGTCCCAGAACAACCGTCACCCACAACCACGCCAGCCCGTGCAGCACCCAGCACCGCTGAGCCGTCTCCTCCGGCGCCCGCGGCGACCGCAGGTTCGGACACCAAGGCGTCTGTACTCACAGCAGCCGGCGCCGGTCTGGCGCTTGGCGGTGTGATCGCGTTCTGGCAAAATAGGCGACACCGCCGGAAGAACGCAGCAGAACACCCCAGATCTGAACCCGGGCGCTCTGGAGTGCAAAACACATCACCTCCTTTCGAACGAAGAGATTGA
- a CDS encoding TlpA family protein disulfide reductase — MTRRFTDGPRTSPSRLDVGVERRRRRRPPTHWSLVVRRGIAAGLSAVLLGAAVSGCSSGDDAVAQGGTFEFVSPGGQVDIFYDPPQSRGRPGLIRGPDLMYPDRTLSLDDFAEQVVVINVWGQWCGPCRTEMPELQRVYDATRDEGVVFLGIDVRDNNRQAAVDFIVDRKVTFPSIYDPPMRTMIALGARYPTTVIPSTIVLDRLHRVAAVFLRALLAEDLEPVVRRLAAETTTGSGPPR, encoded by the coding sequence ATGACTCGTCGATTCACCGATGGACCCCGAACGTCGCCGTCAAGGCTGGACGTGGGCGTTGAGCGTCGGCGACGGAGGCGACCCCCGACACATTGGTCACTGGTGGTACGGCGTGGCATCGCCGCGGGTTTGAGCGCGGTACTGCTCGGCGCCGCAGTGTCCGGATGCTCCAGCGGAGACGACGCCGTCGCGCAGGGTGGCACGTTCGAGTTCGTGTCGCCGGGCGGGCAGGTCGACATTTTCTACGACCCGCCGCAGAGTCGTGGTCGCCCGGGGCTGATACGCGGACCCGACCTGATGTACCCCGACCGCACGTTGTCACTCGATGACTTCGCCGAGCAGGTGGTGGTGATCAACGTGTGGGGTCAGTGGTGCGGTCCCTGTCGCACCGAGATGCCGGAACTGCAAAGGGTGTACGACGCGACCCGGGACGAGGGAGTCGTCTTCCTGGGCATCGACGTCCGCGACAACAACCGCCAAGCTGCGGTTGACTTCATCGTCGATCGCAAGGTCACCTTCCCGTCGATCTACGACCCACCGATGCGCACGATGATCGCCTTGGGCGCGAGATATCCCACCACCGTCATCCCGTCCACCATCGTTTTGGACCGGTTGCATCGCGTCGCCGCGGTGTTCCTGCGGGCGCTGCTCGCCGAGGATCTCGAACCGGTGGTCCGTCGCCTCGCTGCCGAGACCACAACCGGCTCAGGGCCCCCGCGATGA
- a CDS encoding lytic transglycosylase domain-containing protein, with translation MTSSCSCQTDTSVPEGVPPPAGAPVPYIDYPARGRPADQLRVWAAQRAPALDIPATALEAYAYAARVAHVENPDCQLAWTTLAGIGMVESRNGTFRGATIAPNGDVTPPIRGVRLDGSNGNMRITDSGGGSPDGEPGFAQAMGPMQFIPETWRLYGVDANNDGIVSPDNVDDAALSAAGYLCNRGGDLATPKGWMTALWAYNQSDPYARSVRDWATAYAAGDSQ, from the coding sequence ATGACGTCCAGCTGTTCGTGCCAGACCGACACCTCCGTTCCCGAAGGCGTTCCGCCGCCCGCGGGAGCCCCGGTGCCCTACATTGACTATCCTGCCCGCGGCCGACCCGCCGACCAGTTGCGCGTCTGGGCTGCACAACGGGCTCCGGCGCTGGACATACCGGCCACCGCGCTGGAGGCATATGCCTATGCGGCCAGAGTCGCCCACGTCGAGAACCCCGACTGCCAGCTGGCCTGGACGACGCTGGCGGGAATCGGCATGGTCGAGAGCCGCAACGGCACCTTTCGCGGCGCCACCATCGCCCCGAACGGGGATGTCACTCCGCCGATTCGTGGTGTGCGTCTTGATGGCTCGAACGGCAATATGCGCATCACCGACAGCGGCGGCGGCTCGCCCGACGGTGAGCCCGGATTCGCCCAGGCAATGGGTCCGATGCAATTCATCCCGGAGACCTGGCGGCTCTATGGGGTTGACGCCAACAATGACGGCATCGTCAGTCCCGACAACGTCGACGACGCTGCGCTGTCGGCTGCCGGCTACCTATGCAACCGCGGCGGCGACCTGGCGACCCCAAAGGGGTGGATGACAGCGCTGTGGGCTTACAACCAGTCCGATCCGTACGCCCGCAGCGTGCGCGACTGGGCTACCGCCTATGCCGCCGGCGACTCTCAATAG
- a CDS encoding CbtA family protein, which yields MEKQIIWRGLLAGAAAGVLAFGFARIFAAPQTARAIEYENGVRAAREAMDSPGGHAGHGENVDLFTRTVQMNIGMGLGILAFSVAIGALFAVVFAVAYGRVGDVSARLLSLYIAGGMLLSLYVIPNLKYPANPPALSLDQTVRERTLLYVLMVVLSAALLIGAVALARRWVATLGAFNGRLAAAGAYAATMALVMIVLPTINETPAPLRDAAGAIVYEGFPADVLCYFRLYALGTQVVIYTTIGLVFGAIASRLVGERRKTSHIL from the coding sequence ATGGAGAAGCAAATCATCTGGCGCGGCCTGTTGGCTGGCGCCGCCGCAGGCGTACTGGCATTCGGGTTCGCGCGGATATTCGCTGCGCCCCAGACTGCGCGCGCAATCGAGTACGAAAATGGCGTGCGGGCCGCCCGGGAGGCCATGGATTCGCCCGGGGGACACGCCGGCCACGGAGAGAACGTCGACCTGTTCACCCGCACAGTGCAGATGAACATCGGCATGGGACTCGGCATACTCGCGTTCAGCGTCGCCATCGGCGCCTTGTTCGCGGTGGTGTTCGCTGTGGCCTATGGTCGCGTCGGCGATGTGTCGGCACGACTGCTGTCGCTCTACATCGCGGGCGGCATGCTGTTGAGCTTGTACGTCATACCTAACCTAAAATATCCCGCCAACCCGCCAGCGTTGAGTCTCGACCAGACCGTCCGTGAGCGCACACTGCTGTACGTGTTGATGGTGGTGCTCTCGGCAGCGCTCCTGATCGGCGCGGTGGCACTGGCTCGCCGATGGGTGGCCACGTTGGGGGCCTTCAACGGGAGGTTGGCCGCCGCTGGCGCCTACGCGGCGACGATGGCACTCGTAATGATTGTGCTGCCAACCATCAACGAAACACCGGCCCCGCTGCGCGACGCTGCAGGCGCCATCGTCTATGAGGGCTTTCCCGCCGATGTCCTCTGCTACTTCCGGCTCTACGCGCTCGGCACCCAGGTTGTCATTTATACGACAATCGGCCTGGTGTTCGGTGCGATCGCGTCGCGGCTGGTCGGGGAGCGCCGAAAGACGAGCCACATACTGTGA
- a CDS encoding DUF305 domain-containing protein: MRDDLRTGTGRPVRAAWVALAGVTMIVVAGCGDTGRVSSPGPSSAAGAVADQPHTRFDVLFAFDIIDHSGQAVALSNSTTVKQGIAPEIRDIARQISAGSTTYVNELQALLVDWGFTPMTVGPRPAAGKPNVAVAPGEHPLAVDADVRRVTGATGTGAAGQYLELMIRQHRFTISAARDQLEAGSNPRAMAIARSLIESQQSEISVMETLQP; the protein is encoded by the coding sequence GTGCGCGACGATCTGAGAACGGGCACCGGGCGACCGGTCCGCGCGGCATGGGTGGCACTCGCAGGTGTGACGATGATCGTCGTCGCGGGCTGCGGCGACACGGGCCGTGTGTCGTCGCCGGGTCCTTCGAGCGCCGCGGGTGCCGTCGCCGACCAGCCGCACACTCGGTTCGACGTCTTGTTCGCCTTCGACATCATCGACCACAGCGGTCAAGCTGTTGCATTGAGCAATTCGACCACCGTCAAGCAAGGCATCGCACCCGAGATCCGGGACATCGCCAGACAAATCAGCGCGGGCAGCACCACCTACGTCAACGAGCTGCAGGCGCTCCTCGTCGATTGGGGATTCACCCCCATGACCGTCGGGCCCCGTCCTGCGGCGGGCAAGCCCAACGTCGCAGTTGCGCCGGGTGAACATCCGCTCGCCGTGGACGCCGACGTCCGTCGCGTCACCGGCGCGACCGGGACGGGTGCGGCGGGCCAATATCTGGAGTTGATGATCCGACAGCACCGTTTCACGATCTCGGCCGCGCGTGACCAGCTGGAAGCAGGGTCGAATCCTCGGGCGATGGCGATCGCGCGATCGCTCATCGAAAGCCAGCAAAGCGAGATCTCCGTCATGGAGACCCTGCAGCCCTGA
- a CDS encoding M56 family metallopeptidase, producing MTVAAALLLYVAAVLAIAPKLLVHITADGGAPRLAIAAWITAVVTVLGCSVAAVALLLIEAAGHWDSPDALLVTCLERLRAILVGHAGWPARIVATVAVAIAVGSLIAVVIRIGRALGRMRTHTFAHADAVRLVGRSHGSDVVVIEATEPAAYCVAGRPPAIVVTSAALAALDENQLAAVVAHERAHLDGRHAYIVAATRGLTAALPTCGLFASAASHVSSLLEMCADDAAARRHGRQPLLAGLLTLSGATAPAHGLAAAGIAVLARAERLSKPPRRFARIQTQVTLSGAVAAMAATPLAIVTLSLSGVLICFA from the coding sequence ATGACCGTCGCGGCGGCTTTGCTGCTCTATGTCGCGGCGGTCCTGGCGATCGCACCGAAGCTGCTGGTCCATATCACCGCCGACGGCGGGGCTCCGCGCCTGGCGATAGCCGCGTGGATCACCGCTGTCGTGACGGTGCTCGGCTGCTCGGTTGCCGCCGTCGCGCTGCTGCTCATCGAGGCCGCTGGGCATTGGGACAGCCCCGACGCGCTGCTCGTCACGTGCCTAGAACGTCTGCGCGCCATTCTCGTCGGCCACGCCGGGTGGCCGGCGCGAATCGTCGCAACCGTCGCGGTGGCCATCGCGGTCGGAAGTCTGATCGCCGTCGTCATTCGAATAGGCCGCGCTCTGGGCCGGATGCGCACCCACACCTTCGCGCACGCCGACGCCGTGCGCCTGGTGGGCCGTTCACATGGCAGCGACGTCGTGGTCATCGAGGCAACCGAGCCTGCGGCGTATTGCGTGGCGGGACGCCCACCGGCGATCGTGGTGACCTCCGCAGCTCTGGCCGCGCTCGATGAAAACCAACTGGCGGCCGTCGTGGCCCACGAGCGTGCTCACCTCGACGGCCGGCACGCCTACATCGTCGCTGCGACGCGCGGCCTGACCGCCGCGCTGCCCACATGCGGGCTCTTCGCGAGCGCAGCCAGCCACGTCAGTTCTCTGTTGGAAATGTGCGCCGACGATGCGGCCGCTCGTCGCCACGGCCGTCAGCCGCTGCTCGCAGGCTTGTTGACCCTCTCTGGCGCCACCGCCCCGGCTCACGGTCTGGCCGCCGCCGGTATCGCCGTGCTCGCCCGTGCCGAGCGGTTGTCGAAGCCACCACGACGCTTCGCCCGCATCCAGACCCAAGTCACGCTCAGCGGTGCGGTGGCGGCGATGGCCGCCACACCGTTGGCGATCGTCACGCTGTCGCTATCGGGCGTACTGATCTGCTTCGCGTGA
- a CDS encoding M23 family metallopeptidase, producing the protein MVHHRLARPDAPADRGATDVTEIIAFGEFGALLDMANCRSDPFAMDFEVLSAPELDDLNDVADESPRLLLPSKGATKAASPTVPAPVGGARLRERPPPSRAQSGATLRASGGAHRRTPAATGAVHSRLVITAIAVGAIAAAANAAVDETEAQQPVLVADSAASPTALPDASGMQIIPVANGFDAGIHRQELANGAAFAQERAQREARLRRPQFTFPARGILTSGFGARWGTLHAGLDIANAVGTPIYAASDGDVIASGPTPGFGMWVKILAADGTVTLYGHIDTTMVQTGQRVMAGDQIATMGNRGNSTGPHLHFEVHRNGSVKTDPMAWLGERGVPNG; encoded by the coding sequence GTGGTGCACCACCGACTCGCGCGACCAGACGCGCCGGCCGATCGTGGGGCCACTGACGTCACCGAGATCATCGCCTTCGGCGAGTTCGGCGCGTTGCTGGATATGGCCAATTGTCGCAGCGATCCGTTCGCTATGGACTTCGAGGTGTTGAGCGCACCGGAACTCGACGACCTCAACGATGTGGCCGATGAGTCGCCACGGCTGCTGCTCCCATCGAAAGGTGCCACGAAGGCAGCGTCACCGACCGTGCCGGCTCCCGTCGGCGGGGCACGTCTTAGGGAACGTCCACCGCCGTCTCGGGCGCAGTCGGGCGCTACCCTCCGCGCATCTGGCGGAGCGCATCGACGAACCCCCGCGGCCACCGGTGCGGTGCACAGCAGGTTGGTCATCACTGCTATCGCCGTCGGCGCGATCGCCGCCGCAGCGAACGCAGCGGTCGACGAAACCGAGGCGCAGCAGCCGGTTTTGGTCGCCGACTCTGCGGCGTCCCCGACTGCCCTCCCCGACGCCTCGGGGATGCAGATCATCCCTGTGGCAAACGGTTTCGATGCTGGGATCCATCGACAGGAATTGGCCAACGGCGCGGCCTTCGCTCAGGAGCGGGCGCAGCGGGAGGCGCGACTTCGGCGCCCCCAGTTCACCTTTCCTGCCCGAGGCATCCTGACATCGGGCTTCGGAGCCCGGTGGGGCACCCTGCACGCCGGACTCGACATCGCCAACGCCGTCGGCACTCCGATCTACGCCGCATCCGATGGCGACGTGATTGCCTCCGGTCCGACACCGGGTTTCGGCATGTGGGTCAAGATCCTTGCCGCGGACGGCACAGTTACGCTCTACGGTCACATCGACACCACGATGGTGCAAACGGGCCAGCGGGTGATGGCCGGCGACCAGATCGCCACCATGGGCAACCGAGGCAATTCGACGGGACCGCACCTGCACTTCGAGGTGCACCGCAACGGATCGGTCAAGACCGATCCGATGGCGTGGTTGGGGGAACGGGGAGTGCCTAACGGCTAG
- a CDS encoding cytochrome c oxidase assembly protein, with protein sequence MVGCPVIGQVVLPTSPPSLWAMLGWLPPPVPILPVMAIVLAVWYLLAVRVVRSRGRQWAWTRTASFLAGCIALAAVTGLAIDGYGYRLFSAFMFQHLTLSILVPPLLVLGAPGRLLLRSTPHRGLGRYVVIAALGGLRCRASRIVLHPGFTIPVFLLSYYGLYLSDLFDAAASSVAGHVTLQVFFLTSGMLFILPILSIGPLPVRQSNLGRFFDIFVEMPLHVFIGVILMMAPRTLTETFAQPPPDWNVDPVADQGVAGALAWSYGEPVALLTTVIFAIRWRRDEESESKKREADVERDDAELAAYNAFLRGLHQQRRPPTDVPSTANEHD encoded by the coding sequence ATGGTGGGCTGCCCCGTGATCGGTCAGGTGGTGCTCCCCACCTCACCGCCGTCGCTTTGGGCGATGCTCGGTTGGTTACCGCCACCGGTTCCGATACTGCCTGTAATGGCAATTGTTTTGGCGGTGTGGTACCTGCTTGCCGTTCGAGTCGTCAGATCCCGGGGCCGCCAGTGGGCGTGGACGCGCACGGCGAGCTTCCTGGCCGGCTGTATCGCCTTGGCGGCGGTGACGGGCCTGGCCATCGACGGCTACGGCTACCGACTGTTCAGTGCCTTCATGTTCCAGCACCTCACGCTGTCGATCCTCGTTCCGCCGCTGCTCGTGCTGGGTGCGCCAGGCCGGCTGCTCCTCAGGTCCACGCCTCATCGTGGACTCGGACGCTACGTCGTGATCGCCGCGCTGGGCGGCCTGCGCTGCCGGGCGAGCAGGATCGTGCTGCACCCCGGCTTCACCATTCCGGTGTTCCTGTTGAGCTACTACGGCCTGTACCTTTCCGACCTCTTCGACGCGGCGGCGTCCAGCGTGGCCGGACACGTCACACTGCAGGTGTTCTTCCTCACCAGCGGTATGTTGTTCATCCTGCCGATCCTGTCGATCGGTCCCTTGCCGGTCCGGCAGAGCAACCTGGGCCGCTTCTTCGACATCTTCGTCGAAATGCCGCTGCACGTCTTCATCGGCGTCATCCTGATGATGGCACCGCGGACGCTCACCGAGACCTTCGCCCAACCTCCGCCGGACTGGAACGTCGACCCCGTCGCCGACCAGGGGGTTGCTGGCGCCTTGGCGTGGTCCTACGGCGAGCCCGTCGCGCTGCTGACCACAGTGATCTTCGCCATCCGATGGCGCCGTGATGAGGAGTCGGAGTCGAAGAAAAGAGAGGCCGACGTCGAACGCGACGACGCGGAACTGGCGGCCTACAACGCGTTTCTGCGCGGACTGCACCAACAGCGGCGACCACCGACCGACGTGCCGAGCACCGCCAACGAGCACGACTGA
- a CDS encoding DsbA family protein — translation MNPMTRILLTFFVVITVAIGAGVYFSSRDGGTAGSGGTQADGEAQVVRENSHRLSSAPDSDVTFVEFLDFECEGCRAAFPAVEQLRAQYGQQVTFVARYFPMPGHFNGERAARAVEAAAQQGQFEPMYKKMFETQDQWGEKQVPADEVFRGYATELGLDVAAWDEAYNAPATLDRIQEDVADGTALGVQGTPTFFVNGKQLEIKTYADLGAAIKNALGE, via the coding sequence ATGAATCCAATGACTCGAATTCTGCTGACTTTCTTTGTAGTCATCACTGTCGCGATCGGTGCAGGTGTGTACTTTTCGAGCCGAGATGGTGGAACCGCAGGATCAGGTGGCACACAGGCTGATGGCGAAGCCCAGGTAGTCCGCGAGAACAGTCACCGCCTCAGTTCCGCGCCCGACAGCGATGTGACTTTTGTCGAATTTCTCGATTTCGAGTGCGAAGGTTGCCGCGCGGCGTTCCCCGCCGTGGAGCAGCTGCGCGCCCAGTACGGCCAGCAAGTCACCTTCGTCGCCCGCTATTTCCCGATGCCTGGTCACTTCAATGGAGAACGGGCGGCACGTGCGGTAGAAGCAGCGGCTCAGCAAGGCCAGTTCGAACCGATGTACAAGAAGATGTTCGAGACGCAGGATCAGTGGGGCGAAAAGCAGGTACCGGCAGACGAGGTGTTCCGCGGATACGCCACCGAGCTGGGTCTCGATGTAGCCGCGTGGGACGAGGCGTACAACGCCCCGGCCACACTTGATCGAATCCAAGAGGATGTCGCCGACGGCACCGCCCTCGGCGTGCAGGGCACGCCCACATTCTTCGTAAACGGAAAGCAGCTGGAGATCAAGACTTACGCAGACCTGGGCGCTGCGATCAAAAATGCCCTTGGCGAGTAG
- the ctaE gene encoding aa3-type cytochrome oxidase subunit III translates to MTSGTAITARVHSLNRPNMVAVGTIVWLSSELMFFAGLFAMYFTARAQADEWPPPPTELNLALAVPVTLILIASSFTCQMGVFAAERGDVFGLRRWYVVTLLMGLIFVLGQGYEYISLVREGTTIAGSAYGSVFYLTTGFHGLHVIGGLVAFILLLVRTRMSKFTPAQATAAIVVSYYWHFVDIVWIALFATIYFVR, encoded by the coding sequence ATGACAAGTGGCACCGCCATCACGGCACGGGTTCATTCGCTGAATCGGCCCAACATGGTTGCCGTGGGGACGATCGTGTGGTTGTCCAGTGAGTTGATGTTCTTCGCCGGTCTGTTCGCGATGTACTTCACCGCTCGCGCCCAGGCCGATGAGTGGCCGCCCCCGCCCACCGAGCTGAACCTCGCGCTCGCGGTGCCGGTGACCCTGATCCTCATCGCGTCGTCGTTCACCTGTCAGATGGGTGTCTTCGCCGCTGAACGCGGCGACGTGTTCGGCCTGCGCCGGTGGTACGTCGTCACCTTGCTCATGGGATTGATCTTCGTGCTCGGCCAGGGATACGAATACATCAGCCTGGTGCGTGAGGGAACGACGATCGCCGGCAGCGCGTACGGGTCGGTCTTCTACCTCACCACGGGTTTCCACGGGTTGCACGTGATCGGCGGTCTCGTCGCCTTCATCCTGCTGCTGGTGCGCACGCGCATGAGCAAGTTCACCCCCGCCCAAGCGACGGCCGCCATTGTGGTGTCCTACTATTGGCACTTCGTCGACATCGTGTGGATCGCGCTCTTTGCCACCATCTACTTCGTGAGATGA